Below is a window of Prosthecochloris sp. GSB1 DNA.
GCGTTCCACCGCCTGCTGAAGCTTTCGGCCGACCCTTTGCACTCTTGCGCGTTCGGCGCTGTTGCCGCTTCGTTTGTTTTTTCTGAGAAACTCCCTGTACTGTTCGTTGCTCAGGGAGAGCATCGATGAGGATGACACGAGATTGAGCTGCGAGCGGCCGGTTATGGGCACGGTCGCGCAGGAGGCGATGAAGAGCGCCGTAATCGTCAGGAACAGGGCAAAACGGATGTTTTGCGGCTTTTTCAGGCTTCTCATGGTATGGTTGTGGCGTATCGGGTTAGAAGGATTCCAGTCGCTTGATTTCTTTTCTCCACGCATGGAACAGAATGTGTCCGGCCAGTCCCGCCAGATCGGGATTGAAGAGTTCCGTGGCCCGACGCTGTAATAAAAGATAATTTTTCCTGTTCAAAGTTTTCAAGGCTTCGTCGAAGGAAAACCATTCGGCGAGGTACTGGTGTACATGCGTGTCGATCGGGAACGCCGAATGGCGGCAAAGCCCGAAAAGCAGGATGCAGTCGGCTATCTTCAGGCCGATGCCGTGTTGCGCGCAGAGGCGGTTTCTTGCTTCGTCGAGAGGTATTTCAGGGTCTTTCAGAGCTTCCAGATCGAGCTTTCCGGACGCCACGGCGACGGCTGCATCGATGATATTGCGTGCCCTTGCGCAGTTGTTGTTCGTGCAGAGCCTGAGGGTATCCGGATCAGCTGCGGCCAGTGCATCAGGCGTGGGGAAGGCATGGTAGGTGAACGGTTCGCCGTCGATTGCCGTCGTGCATCTCCGGCCGAAGGTCCTTGATAGGTAATCGACCTGTCTTCTGATGATGCGCATGCCGATACCCTGGGCGCACATGAAGGTTATCAGGGTTTCGAATGGCTCCTGTCTGAGCAGTTTCAGGTGCAGGTAGGGTTGAAGCAACGCCCAGAGAGTCGGATATGTTCTGGCGAAGCTTTCGGGAAAGGCTTGCCGGTTATCGATGTCAAGCGAAAAATAACGGGTTGCGAAACAGGAAAGACTTATCCCTGTTATTGTTGGGCTGGAGCAGTACAGGGTTGTGGCATCCTGTCCCTTCTTTTCAAGAATCAGGAGTTCACCAGCTACTACTCCGATAAATTTTTGACAGTCTGTTTCAGAGATACGCCACCTGAAAGACTGCCCGCTGAATATGGATCCTTTAATATCAAAATATTTAAGGATTATCTTATTTAATGATTTCACGTTAAACCGTTATTTTTTGTGTTACATGAGTTTTTCTGTATTAAATTTTTTGTTGTTTAAAGCACTTAATTTCTTTTAAAAAAAGATTTTAAATTCTTTTGATTCAATATTGTTTTATTTTTGTTGTATGCTGTTTTTGTTTTAATTATTCCTGTTTTATTTCTTTGTTCTTTTGTTTTTATCGGGAGCTTTTTTTCAAAAAAAATCCGCAATAATAAACAGGTTTGCTGTTTTTTTGCGGCTTTTTATGGGTGGTATTTCAGGATCTTGCGCTATGAGCAGCAGGAGTAGGTTTCATCCATTTCGCTTTCGAAAAAGAATTCATTATGATCGAAAGCCGGGTTCAGATCGTCGATCCATGAGGCGTTTTCGTCGAATTTGGCGAAGAAAATCCTGTTCGTCCATTCGGGGTTGCGGCTCTGCGTGAATTTCAGGGCGAACACTTTTTCGTCGTTGATTTCCGTTATGTCCTCGACGATGATCTTTCCGGGAGAGCAGGACATCGACGGGCCGCGAACGGTTCTGCCGAGTCCCGACATTTTTCTGTAGGCGTCGTTGAAAATATCGACGGCTTCGGCCAGAGGTACCTGAAAGTATTCTTTTGGACCGGTGTCCCTTTCGAGGAACATGTAGTAGGGAATGATGCCGTGGCGCAACTGTTGCTGCCACATGGTTTCCCAGACTTCCGAGTCGTCGTTCACGTGGCGTACGATCGGCGACTGGCTGCGGATGACAGCTCCAGTAGAACGGATACGCTCGATGGCCGCAACGGCTTCAGGAGTATCTATTTCCCTGGGGTGGCTGTTGTGAGACATGATCGCAAGGTGTTTGCCGGAGGCCACGATTCGCTCGAAAAAGCGAAGCAGGTCGTCGGCGTCCCGGTCGGACGTAAAGCGATGCGGCCACCAGCTCAGCGATTTGGTGCCGATTCTTATCGTCCGTACGGTAGGAACCGAGAGCAGGGGGGTGATGTATTTCCTGATCTGTTCGCTGCTCATGACCATCGGGTCGCCACCGGTAAAAATGATGTCTTTCACCTCCGGGTGCTCCTGGAGATATTCTACCAGAAGTTCCGTATCGCTGTTGGCGAATTTCAGGTTTTCGAGTCCGGAGAACTGCGGCCATCGGAAACAGTAGGTGCAATACGCGTGGCATACCTGGGCTTCAGCCGGGAAGAACAGCACGCTTTCACGATACTTGTGCTGCAGGCCGTGAAGGGCCTCGTCGTAAAGCCGGGGGGTGTTGAGTTCCATCTGCCCGGCGGGATTTGGATTCTGCCGGAGTTGAATTTCCCTTGCGGCATCGATAACCGCTTCATGCGGTGCGTTGGAGGCTACCAGGTCGGACATCTGCCGGAAGTCGTTTCCCTCGAGCATTTCCATCTGGGGAAAGCTCAGCCTGAACAATGGGTCGTCCGGTATGTTCGACCAGTCGATGAGATGTTCCGTTATGTAGCTGTTTACCCTGAACGGGTAGACGGTAGCCACGGTCTTGATTGTCTGAAGCTGCTCCCTGGGGATGTCTTGGCATTGAGGCAGTTCATGGATGTTCGCTGCTGTATATGAGCGATATTTCAGCATGAGAAATACATTTAACCGTTGCTGGAATATCGGCAGAGCGTTGGTGGTGGGTTGCGAAGCTCTGGCCTTTCTGATTTGTAAACCGCATGTCCGGTATCGGGGCGATTCGTTCTTTTATTTACAATTCTCCCTTCAATTAACCAAAACCCTTCGAGGATACGCCGTGCGGGTCTTGAGGGGGTTTTTCGATATTTCTCGCGAAGGGCACATCGTCGAGCACAAATGAAGGTTGGTGTCTGGCCTGTTTCACGTCGTTGGAATCATACTTGTTTTTTCTCCGCGCGTTTGCTTCATTTTAATTACTTACTCGTTTTCTCCCATTAGTTTATTTCTGTCAGTATGTTCGTCGGCAGTGCAGCCTCACGCGGTCGAGGCGTGTCCGGATTTGAGTGGTCCTGCTTCGACTTGTCCGTTCGTTGCGAGAGGGTTTGTTTGTAGTTTTATCAATCGTTGGCGATTGCGTGAAACGCCGTCTTCACGGCATGTGCATGGCTTTTTTTCCTGTGTTGCGGAGGGCGCGCGCGAATCCTGGGGTGGTAATTACCCTGCTTTTTCAACACTCAAGAACGGAGAGCAACAATGAAATGCAAAAACATGCTGCTTTCGGCCCTGCTGCTTGCAACGGGGCTGTGGGCAAGGCCAGTCATGGCTGAAGAGTCAGCTTCACCGAAACCCGAGGACGCTGTGAGAATAGTCATAAGCGGCGATGCCTATTATACCCGTTACAATCTGGATCGGAGCCGCGATGAGGAGTGCGGTGACGAACGCAAGGGGTATTACCTGATGCTGATGCCCGTGGAGGTCAGTTGGAAACACTATATTCGCGAAGGGTTCTACGTTTCGCCGTACACGATGTTCAGTGTCACCCATGATTTCGGCGACGAGAGCTGGAACAAGAGCTACTGGAACAACAACCAGATCGTCTCGCTCGGTCTCAGGCTTGGCAGCGAACAGGATTTTACCGACGAATCCGGAATGTATACCGGCGGCGTCTACGGGGCGCTTTTCGCTGAATACCAGTTTCTGACGGATTCGTTCGACGGTTCGAAGGACAGTGTGCCGGACGATATTTCTTCCGGGAACTTCAAGACCGGGGCAAGCGTCTGGCTGGCGCATTCAAGTGACGTCGGACGCGGTGTGCGTTTCTGGAAGGAGATGTGGGGTGAACTCGCCTACCATTCGACCTATTTCAACGACGAGGACGAGGATAATTACCTGATCGCCACTCTTCTGCCGAAGATCGGTCTCGGTTTCGATATGGGCAAGGTGGCGCTCGAACCCTATCTCAAGGTTTCGCTCGTCAATGATTTTCTCGGCAAGGACTGGAACGAGGAGCCCTGGATAAATTACGTCCAGTATGGACCCGGCGTGAGGCTTTCCCTGAGCGAACTGCTTCCCGGAAGCTTCTACGTCTATGCCGAATATTTCAGGGTCGATTACCTGGATGAAAGCTCCGACGTCAGCGAGGACGTGCGTTATGGCCTGGCATTCTGGGTTCCGATCCTGTAGTAATGTCCGTTCCACGGCCAGAACCGGATGACAAGACGAGCCTGGGTGAGATGAGCAGGAAAAACGCGGCCGCCGTCATATCAGGAGATGCGGCGGCCGTTGCCATGAAGGTTCGCCATCCCTGGCTCGTGGCTCTTTCGGTAGTGGTTTCGTCCGCTATATCCTGGGTGCTCTGGCGATGGTTGCCCGGCTTCATCGATTCCATGAACATCATGTTGCTCGGCTATTCCGAGCTGTTGCTGCCGGCCTGGCTGCATGCCACCCTGCAGATGTTTTTTTCCATCTACATCTGGGGTTCGCTTTTTCCGTTCATCCTGTTTACCATCCTTTCTTTTCTTCCCCGTAAGGCTGAAAGGGAAGCCGTTTCGCCGCCGTTCGTTTCCATTATCATTCCATCGTTCAACGAAGAGGCAAACATTGCACGATGCATCGAGTCGGCGCTCGCCATAGACTATCCTGAGTACGAAGTCATCGTGGTCGATGACGGTTCGCTCGACCTGACGCTGCCGATCATCGAGAATTACAACGTTTCCTGCATCCGCCTGCGCAGCAATCGCGGCAAATCCGCCGCAGTGAACCTGGGGCTCGAACGCGCGAAAGGAGAGATCGTTTTTTTTACCGATTCCGATTCGAGTCTCGATCCGATGGTGCTCCGGTACCTGACCGCCGCGTTTTCCGATCCGTCGATCGGGGCCGTTGCCGGGAAGGTTCTGCTGAAGAAGAGCGATACTTACCTGCAGAAAATGCAATCCATCGAGTACCTCTACGGGCAGGCGGTCGTCAAGGAGGCGCAATTCCGGTCGGGGTATTCCGTCAGCATATGTCCCGGACCGGTGACCGCTTTTCGCAAGGATGTGTTGCTGAGGGTTGGAGGGTTCAGGACGCGCACGCTCGCCGAGGATTTCGACGTCACGCTTGAACTGCTCGAACACGGCTTCCAGACGGCCTACGAGCCGAGAGCCGTCGCCTATACTTCCGCCATGACCAGTTGGCGCGGCCTGAAAAAGCAGCGCATACGATGGTCCAGGGGACATCTCCAGGTGTATCGTCAGCATCGGGAAACGCTGTTTACCGGTCGCACCGGTCTTCTGAGCCTGTTCTGGCTTCCGTATGCCCTTTTCATCGGCTACGGGAGCGCGTTTCTCGAAATGGTGTTTCTTGCCGTATTTCCCTCGATCGTCATTTTCTCCTCGATGCCGCTCACATTTCTCAAGTACGGGTTCGTTTACATGCTTGTCATGGAATGCATCACGGCAATGCAGGGCATGATTTCCGTGCTTCAGTCCGGCCACGCCAAGCCCTCCCTTCTCCTGGCGACCTTTCTTACCCAACCCTACCGCATTTTTCTGAGTTATACGCGCATAGTGGCGTTCATCTACGAAATCCAGAACCGCAAGACAACCTGGTAGCGCCCCTTGTTCTTGCAGGCCGTGGATCCTCCATGATTCTGAACCGGTTTTGACTTGCTCCTTTTTTCGTCGTCGAAGGTGTCGGCCGGTCTTTTCCTGGTTGAGACGAGTGTTTGCTTTTGGTACAGTCGTGCCGGTTCCGTTAGGCTGCGGTACATTCTGTTCGTGCTCCTGTTTCTTGCTTAACGTTTTTTTATTTAACGCTTTAATTGATTGTCTCATTGAATGGCACAGTTGTTGATCAATAATCTGTAGCAATGTGATCAAACGCCGGAAAGGGATACCCTCGAAATACGAAACCCTTTCAGGCGGAACCTAAAAGAGGAGCCAATCATGAGACAGATACTGAACATTCTATTCCTGTTGAGTGTCGCGCTGTTCTCCGCCTCGGCATCCGCGGCGGCGGCGGACAGAAAGGTTCCGGTAATGCTTTCCTTCGATACGGAGCAGCCGCAGGACCGCGACGCACTCAACAGCCTCAGGCTCGATGTGCCGGCGACATATTTCATAACCGGCAAGTTCGCCGAGGAAAATCGTGATTTCGTTGCCCGCATAGCACAGGGCAACAATACCATCGGATCGCATTCCTATGCGCATCCTCACCTGACCAAGCTCGATTCGGTCGACATGGCCGCCGACCTCAGGAAGTCCAAGGAGGTGCTCGAAGCGATAACCGGCAAGCCGGTCGTCTGGTTCAGGGCGCCGTTCATGGAGCACAACGAACGGGTTATGCGGACGCTCAGCAAGCTGGGGTTTGTCTACGACAGTTCGGATCAGGACCGCTGGCAGCGACAGGATGTACTCTTCGAACTGCCGATATCCACCTTCCGCAACGGAGAGATGATCGCTTCGGATTACGATCTCATGTACAAGCACCAGTTGAACGAAGAGGAGTTCGGTCGCTGGCTCAAGATGCTTTACAACGAAAAGGCCGCAATGGGCCAGCCGGTCATGATTCTTCTGCATCCCAGGATGGTGGGCCGTTATCCCGATGCATTTAACGCCTTCATAGAATACGTCAGGCAGGAAGGTGGCGAATTTCTGTCGGCAGACAATTATCTGCAGCGGATGAACCGGCACAAGCCGGAACGCTACGCCGTGTGGGTCGATTTCAGTCTCGGCGAACACAAGCCTGAACAGATCCTCGCCGATCTTTCCGGCTCAGGAGTGACGGATGTTTTTCTCATGGCGAAAGACGTCGGCGGCAAACGCTATTACGGACGCGATGCTCAGGATCGTGATCTTTTCGGCGAAACCGCGGTCCTGCTGAGGAAGAAAGGCATAAAAGTCCATGCATGGCTGCCGGTGCTCGCGGATTCGCTCGCGGCGTCGAAGCATCCCGACTGGGCGATGGTCGACCAGAGCGGTAGATCTTCCAGTGCATGGCTTTCGCCCTCGAATTCCAGGGTCCGTCAGTATCTTGCCTCAACCGTAAAGACGCTTTTCGGGCAGTATGCGCTTGACGGACTGCATCTCGATTATCTCCGTTATCCTGGTCTGGATGCCGATTATTCGACGGCAGCCTTGCAGGCCTATGCCCTGGAGACGGGCAGGGATTCCATACCTGCGATTTCCGGGCTTCTGGGCGGACAGTATACCGAATGGACAAACTGGAGGGCGTCGCAGATCGCTTCCTTGACGGAACAGTTGCGGGAGACCCTGAGGCAGGAAGGCGGGTCAAGAGTCGAGCTTTCAGCCGCTTTGCTGGGTTCCGCGGCGATATCATACAGGGAAGCCGAAACCTATGGCCAGAATTACTCACGCATAGCGCAGCATCTCGATCTCCTGGTTCCCATGGCCTATTTCAAGGATGCCGGACGTCATGCGACGTGGATAAGCCAGGTTGTTTTTTCCGCCAGAAATCTGGGAGGCGATATTCCGGTCATGACAGGCGTGTCAGCGTACCGCAACGAAGGCAAATGGGACTACACGCGGGAAGAATTCGGGAAAGCTCTCGAATACGCCTCGATGAATGCCGACGGTATCGCTGTCTATCCCTATCTCTACCTGTTTGGCAGGGGTCAGGGCGGGATGAACATGCCTGACGGCTCGGATGAACAGCTCCGCCAGGCAATCAGCGATGCGAAGAGCAGCGGGCTGATACATTACGGAGGTATTTCGATCAACGGCATACCGGTCGTTCCGGCGGTGTTCATGGTCGTCGTGCTCTTTATTCTCAACATGGTCGCCATCCCGGTTTTCGGCAAGAGGCATCATGCGTCAGAAACCGGCGGCGCGTCGGGCGAGGACGAGCCGGCGAAGGAATGGCGGCAGATAGATGCGGAAATGAAGCAGGGAATTCTCGACGGCAGGACCGCGGAACAGGTCACCGAACTGCTGCACCGCTTCGATTCGCATCAGATACAGCAGAACAGGATAGCGCTCGTGCTCGACGTTGTCGAATCCCACGCCTATCCTCTTCCCGAGCTCTACGGTCTTCTGAACAACACCAGGGACTGGAAGCCGCTTGCGCTCAGGTACTTTCACGAAGCATGCCTGCTTGGTTATGCCGAAATAGGTGAGCATTCGGTCGAATTGACGGAAAGAGGCCGGAATGTTCTCTCCGAAGCAAGAGCCGAAGGCTTTGACAGGGATTTCTGGATCTTTATCGAAACCTGTCTGCATGCGACGGTTGTTGTAACCTGCCCTCGTTGCGGCAAGGAAAACCTGACCCATTTCTTCTGGAATACTTTCGAATGCAAGGAATGCGGCGGAACGATACGTCTGCGCGAATGCGAGCAGGTTGCCGTCAGGTTCTCCGAACAGGCGTCCGGCGCGACGATGAAGCGCGTTGAACTCGTCTGACCGGAGCTGTCAGCTCCTCTGACAGGTGAAAAAGCCGCCGGATGAGGGTTCCGGGCGGCTTTTTCTTTATTTTTCTCCGTTGTTGCTTTATTTGCTATATTTTTTATAAAACAGCGGGGCCCCAATTTATTCCGGATGCACGCAGCCATTCCTTGACTGTCTCCGACCCCCGTGATTTCGACATAAACCGGCATCTCTCATGCCCAACACTCATGCGTTGGCAGTAATGAAGACAACCGGCACGGTTTTCCTGATCGTTCTGACGCTCCTGGTGCTTGCCATTCCGGCGCAGCGAACGCATGCAGGGGTCAGGAAGTGGAAAACATACCAGAAAACCCAGCTCTTCGAACTCGTCGGAAGCGGTGCGTATTTTTACGTCACCGGGCATATGACCATCGACGCAGACGGCGCTCCGGACGCCTATCACCCCGACAATACCGGGCTCGACCATTTGAAGCATGCCGGATATCCAGGCACTTCCTGGTGGAAGAATGTTCTCGTGACCGACCCGAAGGATCCCGAAAAGCCCTATGTCGTTCCCGACGGTCCCTATCAGGGATACTATCTTTCTATGACTTCGCTGCGTGACATGACAAAGGTGCCGACCGATCCTTCACGCTACGTCGACGCATCGAGGGTTCCTTATCTTGTTTTCCCATCCACGTTCAGCCGCCTGAAAGGTGTCGGGGCTCTT
It encodes the following:
- a CDS encoding KamA family radical SAM protein, translated to MLKYRSYTAANIHELPQCQDIPREQLQTIKTVATVYPFRVNSYITEHLIDWSNIPDDPLFRLSFPQMEMLEGNDFRQMSDLVASNAPHEAVIDAAREIQLRQNPNPAGQMELNTPRLYDEALHGLQHKYRESVLFFPAEAQVCHAYCTYCFRWPQFSGLENLKFANSDTELLVEYLQEHPEVKDIIFTGGDPMVMSSEQIRKYITPLLSVPTVRTIRIGTKSLSWWPHRFTSDRDADDLLRFFERIVASGKHLAIMSHNSHPREIDTPEAVAAIERIRSTGAVIRSQSPIVRHVNDDSEVWETMWQQQLRHGIIPYYMFLERDTGPKEYFQVPLAEAVDIFNDAYRKMSGLGRTVRGPSMSCSPGKIIVEDITEINDEKVFALKFTQSRNPEWTNRIFFAKFDENASWIDDLNPAFDHNEFFFESEMDETYSCCS
- a CDS encoding DNA glycosylase codes for the protein MKSLNKIILKYFDIKGSIFSGQSFRWRISETDCQKFIGVVAGELLILEKKGQDATTLYCSSPTITGISLSCFATRYFSLDIDNRQAFPESFARTYPTLWALLQPYLHLKLLRQEPFETLITFMCAQGIGMRIIRRQVDYLSRTFGRRCTTAIDGEPFTYHAFPTPDALAAADPDTLRLCTNNNCARARNIIDAAVAVASGKLDLEALKDPEIPLDEARNRLCAQHGIGLKIADCILLFGLCRHSAFPIDTHVHQYLAEWFSFDEALKTLNRKNYLLLQRRATELFNPDLAGLAGHILFHAWRKEIKRLESF
- a CDS encoding glycosyltransferase, with translation MSRKNAAAVISGDAAAVAMKVRHPWLVALSVVVSSAISWVLWRWLPGFIDSMNIMLLGYSELLLPAWLHATLQMFFSIYIWGSLFPFILFTILSFLPRKAEREAVSPPFVSIIIPSFNEEANIARCIESALAIDYPEYEVIVVDDGSLDLTLPIIENYNVSCIRLRSNRGKSAAVNLGLERAKGEIVFFTDSDSSLDPMVLRYLTAAFSDPSIGAVAGKVLLKKSDTYLQKMQSIEYLYGQAVVKEAQFRSGYSVSICPGPVTAFRKDVLLRVGGFRTRTLAEDFDVTLELLEHGFQTAYEPRAVAYTSAMTSWRGLKKQRIRWSRGHLQVYRQHRETLFTGRTGLLSLFWLPYALFIGYGSAFLEMVFLAVFPSIVIFSSMPLTFLKYGFVYMLVMECITAMQGMISVLQSGHAKPSLLLATFLTQPYRIFLSYTRIVAFIYEIQNRKTTW
- a CDS encoding glycoside hydrolase family 75 protein codes for the protein MKTTGTVFLIVLTLLVLAIPAQRTHAGVRKWKTYQKTQLFELVGSGAYFYVTGHMTIDADGAPDAYHPDNTGLDHLKHAGYPGTSWWKNVLVTDPKDPEKPYVVPDGPYQGYYLSMTSLRDMTKVPTDPSRYVDASRVPYLVFPSTFSRLKGVGALGDLGVAVNLDTGVYSPFIIADIGPEKHPLGEVSIQLAQRLGGGNVCPRVGPEKPLGEILYIVFPGSGDRFPWPGSEKHIDRIAEELLMSIGGTERVFVWIGRGSNLALSNSTNPDKT
- a CDS encoding polysaccharide deacetylase family protein; translated protein: MRQILNILFLLSVALFSASASAAAADRKVPVMLSFDTEQPQDRDALNSLRLDVPATYFITGKFAEENRDFVARIAQGNNTIGSHSYAHPHLTKLDSVDMAADLRKSKEVLEAITGKPVVWFRAPFMEHNERVMRTLSKLGFVYDSSDQDRWQRQDVLFELPISTFRNGEMIASDYDLMYKHQLNEEEFGRWLKMLYNEKAAMGQPVMILLHPRMVGRYPDAFNAFIEYVRQEGGEFLSADNYLQRMNRHKPERYAVWVDFSLGEHKPEQILADLSGSGVTDVFLMAKDVGGKRYYGRDAQDRDLFGETAVLLRKKGIKVHAWLPVLADSLAASKHPDWAMVDQSGRSSSAWLSPSNSRVRQYLASTVKTLFGQYALDGLHLDYLRYPGLDADYSTAALQAYALETGRDSIPAISGLLGGQYTEWTNWRASQIASLTEQLRETLRQEGGSRVELSAALLGSAAISYREAETYGQNYSRIAQHLDLLVPMAYFKDAGRHATWISQVVFSARNLGGDIPVMTGVSAYRNEGKWDYTREEFGKALEYASMNADGIAVYPYLYLFGRGQGGMNMPDGSDEQLRQAISDAKSSGLIHYGGISINGIPVVPAVFMVVVLFILNMVAIPVFGKRHHASETGGASGEDEPAKEWRQIDAEMKQGILDGRTAEQVTELLHRFDSHQIQQNRIALVLDVVESHAYPLPELYGLLNNTRDWKPLALRYFHEACLLGYAEIGEHSVELTERGRNVLSEARAEGFDRDFWIFIETCLHATVVVTCPRCGKENLTHFFWNTFECKECGGTIRLRECEQVAVRFSEQASGATMKRVELV